The DNA region GAGGCAAAGAAGAGGCCCCCGCCCCCCCGGCTGGAAGAACGGTTATCGGACCGGGAAGAGGAGGAAGCGGCCACGGAAAGCATCAGGGAAGCCAGGGCGATGAGCATGAACAGGGCAAAATAGCCCACCAGCATCACCATGATCCATACCTTAAAGGCCCCAACGCTGAAAATTTTCAAGGCTTTGCCGAATTTTTCCAGGAACCTGTTCAGGGAAGCCTTAAAACCCCGGTATTTACTAATAAATCCCCGGGGAAACGAGTAGAGTATCTCCCCGGATTCGGTCACTTCCAGGCGCCCTGAGTATTCATCCGCCGCCTGGGGAACCAGTTCCCGCACCGTATTCAGGGGAAGCGCCGTTTTTGCCACAATATCGGCAACCGTAGCGCCCTTTTGCTGACGCATAAAGGCCGTTACTACCTTTTGATACGCTTCCTTGTCCTTAATTTTCTGCCCCATATTGATCCACCTATCTGGATACTACAGAAAAAGGGCTATCTTAACAAGGAGAAACAGGTACAGCTATTTCTCAAGGGTTTCCTTTTCCAGGATAGAGGCCAAGGTTATACTATTGAAGAAATTGTTGATCAGCTCGGTTACATCCGCCCATACCGAGTGGGTCAGACAGGCGCCCAGCCGGGCACAGTCCTCGGAATGTTTATCGCAGGCGGTAAGGTTTAGCTCCTCCCCTGCGGCGTCCAGAATTTTTTTGATGGTGAGCTGATCCAGGGGCTGGGCAAAGCAAAATCCGCCACCGGGGCCTCGGACCGAAGAGACTATCCCCGCTTTCCTGAGCTTAAAAAAAATCTGCTCCAGAAAGACCGATGAGATATTTTCCTCTTCCGACAGGCTATTAATGGATACAGGGACTCCCTCTTTTCCGATTTTTGCTAATGCCAAGGATGCCCTGAGTGCGTAACGACCTCTTGTGGTAATTCTCATAGGAATCAGCCCCCCTTTCGAAATTTGAACGCTCTAAAACCTTAAAGCATCGATAATGTATCTATTAAACATGACTGTATCTGACTATCATAATAATGAATATTTGTATAAATGTAAAACAAATTTTTCCAAAAAACCTTAAAAATAGATAAAAAACGAGGTAAATTTTTGTAAAATGAAGAACCGGTGTTACAGGAGGCTCACGGGATCCACATCCACCTCAAGGTAAGCCTTGGCATCCCGGCCCTTGTCATAGCGGTCCAGGATGGCCCGGGCTGCGGTATGGAGGGTGCCCATGGTCTTTCCCCGGAGTATAAGCTGCCGCCGGTGGTTTCCGCTCATGATGCCTATGGGGCATTCTGCGGGGCCCAGTACATCCGCGTCCCTGGGGATCAGGGGCGTGGCAATTGAGGCAAGCCGGGCAATGGCCCCGTCCGCCCGTTCCGCTTCCTTGGACCGGAGGGTAAAGCGTATGAGCCGGGTATAGGGGGGGAAGCCCAGCATTTCCCGCTGGGCCAGCTCGGCGGTGAAAAAGCCCTCCACATCCAGGGCGCAGGCCCGGGTGATGGCGGGATCATGGGGGCGCAGGGTTTGGACTATCACCTTGCCGTCCGGAAAGTAGCGGCCTGCCCGGCCTGCCACTTGGACGATCAGGGAGAAGGTCCGTTCCGCCGCCCGGAAATCCGGCATGTGGAGCCCCGTATCCGCCAGAACCACCCCCACCAGGCGCACCCCCGGGAAGTTGAGCCCCTTGGCAACCATTTGGGTTCCCAGGAGTATGTCCATGCCCCCAGCTTTGAAAATGTCCAGGGTTTCCGCCAGGCTGCCCTTGCGCCCCGTGGTATCCGCATCCGCCCGGCGCAGCCTCAATTCCGGGAAAGTCCGGGCCACCTCCTCCTCGATCATCTCGGTGCCGAACCCAGCAAAACCCGCCTCCAGGGAGCCACATTCCGGGCAAGCCTTGGGGGGAACCACCGAATAGCCGCAATAGTGGCATACTGCCCGGCCCTTGCTCTTGTGGTAGGTCAGGGATACCGAGCAGTGTTTGCAGCTCAGTTCAAAGCCGCACTGTTTGCAATGGTAAAAATAGGCGAATCCCCGGCGGTTGAGAAAGAGTATGCTTTGTCTGCCCAGTTGGGCGGTTTTGCGAATTTCGTCTTTTAATTCCCCGGTGAGGCAGCCTTCGGTATGTTCCAGGCTTACGGGGATGATCTCCGGGGGGCTGCCACCGGAAAGCCGCCGGGTCAGGTCCAGCCGCTTGATGCCCCCGTCCTTCATGAGCTTCCAGGCCTCCGCCGAGGGTGTGGCTGACCCCATGACCAGCCGGGCCCCGCTGGTCGCAACCCTGCGCATGGCCACCTGCCGGGCATGGTAGCGGGGGGTGTTTCCGGACTTGTAGGAGCCGTCGTGTTCCTCATCAATGATGATCAGCCCCAGGTTCTTCACCGGCGCAAAAACCGCGCTCCGGGGGCCCACCACGATATGTACTTCCCCGGCTCGTATACGCACCCACTCGGTAAGCCGCTTGCTGGGGCTCATCCCGGAATGGATGGTGGCTGCCACCGGGCCGAATCGTTTTCCGATAGCCTCGGCGGTTTGGTGGGTCAGGGAAATTTCAGGGACCAGGTAAATTACCGATTTCCCCTCCCGGATCGCCGACTCTGCGGCGCGGAGGAACACCTCGGTTTTTCCTGACCCAGTGATGCCGTACAGGTAGAAGGGCGGGGGCTTTTCGGCGGGGGCGGTAATCGCTGCCAAGGCCTTTTCCTGTTCCTCCGACAGTGATAGTGCAGCCTGGGCAATATCTTCATCATCATCAAAGGACGAATAGCCCCCCACCCGCCGGCCCGAGGGGATCATGGCTGCCAGGGCTTCCCCCAGGCCGCAGAGGTAATAGCCGGCCATCCATTTGGCAAGCTCTACGTCGCCGCTGTCAAAAACAGGCTCCCCATCCACCACCCGGCGTACCGCCTTTATACTGCCGGCGCTAAGGGCGGCGGGGGCCTCGTCCCGCTGGCCGATTATGTACCCCGTCATTTCCCGGCGCCCAAAGGGGGCCATGACCCGTTTTCCCAGGGCCGCTTCGCCTTTGGGGTCCATACGGTAGGTAAAAACAGGATTGTCCCGGATGGGCACATCAAAGACGATATCCAGGTACTGGGCAGAATCGGCCATGGCTAAACGCCGCCTTCCCCGGCCTCCCGGGCGTAGCTTTCATCAATTTCTATGAGACGCTGCCTGAGCAGTTTCAGGTCCTCCCAGGCGGGGCGTTTGTAGGTATCATCCCGGAGCAGGGCACTGGGATGGTAGGTGGCTAAAACGGGGATACTCAGGGTTTCATGTACATGGTAAGGGGTGAACTGCCCCCGGAGGCTTCCGATGGGAGACCCGGTTTTAAGCAGGGTCTGGGCGGCGACTCGTCCCGCACAGAGAATAATCCGGGGTTCCAGGAGGCGTATCTGCCGGGCAAGGAAGGGGGCGCATGATTCGGTTTCCTCAACCAGGGGGTCCCGGTTATCCGGAGGCCGGCATTTTACCACATTGGCGATAAAGCAGTTTTTCTCCCGGGAAAGCCCCACCGAACCAAGCATCTTGTCCAGGAGCTGTCCCGCCTTACCCACAAAAGGCCGCCCCGAGGCATCTTCATCCGCCCCGGGGCCTTCCCCAATAACCATGACCAAGGGCCGCTCCACCCCCTCGCCGGGGACCGCCTGGCTCCGCCCGCCGTGCAAGGGGCAAGCAACACAGCGGACAATATCCGCCGCCACCGCTTCCAGGGTGTCTGAAACGGTGACAGTCACCTTTTCGACGCCCAGCGCCTCCGGTGAGGGCCTCGTAACGGTGTCAGTCACCTTTTCGGCGGCTGATGCCTTTTCCGGGTCATCGGTGAAGGCACTGGGTTCCCGGGGCTTATGGTAGCCATCCCGGAAAAAATCCCCCGCAGTGTCAAGGAACAGGGCAAGGCTCAATTTTTCTTCGGCGGTCATGTCCCTATTGAACCCTAAGAGCCGGGAGAGTTCAAGGGGCGGATTAAGAA from Treponema primitia ZAS-2 includes:
- a CDS encoding RrF2 family transcriptional regulator produces the protein MRITTRGRYALRASLALAKIGKEGVPVSINSLSEEENISSVFLEQIFFKLRKAGIVSSVRGPGGGFCFAQPLDQLTIKKILDAAGEELNLTACDKHSEDCARLGACLTHSVWADVTELINNFFNSITLASILEKETLEK
- the priA gene encoding replication restart helicase PriA, which gives rise to MADSAQYLDIVFDVPIRDNPVFTYRMDPKGEAALGKRVMAPFGRREMTGYIIGQRDEAPAALSAGSIKAVRRVVDGEPVFDSGDVELAKWMAGYYLCGLGEALAAMIPSGRRVGGYSSFDDDEDIAQAALSLSEEQEKALAAITAPAEKPPPFYLYGITGSGKTEVFLRAAESAIREGKSVIYLVPEISLTHQTAEAIGKRFGPVAATIHSGMSPSKRLTEWVRIRAGEVHIVVGPRSAVFAPVKNLGLIIIDEEHDGSYKSGNTPRYHARQVAMRRVATSGARLVMGSATPSAEAWKLMKDGGIKRLDLTRRLSGGSPPEIIPVSLEHTEGCLTGELKDEIRKTAQLGRQSILFLNRRGFAYFYHCKQCGFELSCKHCSVSLTYHKSKGRAVCHYCGYSVVPPKACPECGSLEAGFAGFGTEMIEEEVARTFPELRLRRADADTTGRKGSLAETLDIFKAGGMDILLGTQMVAKGLNFPGVRLVGVVLADTGLHMPDFRAAERTFSLIVQVAGRAGRYFPDGKVIVQTLRPHDPAITRACALDVEGFFTAELAQREMLGFPPYTRLIRFTLRSKEAERADGAIARLASIATPLIPRDADVLGPAECPIGIMSGNHRRQLILRGKTMGTLHTAARAILDRYDKGRDAKAYLEVDVDPVSLL
- a CDS encoding uracil-DNA glycosylase, coding for MTAEEKLSLALFLDTAGDFFRDGYHKPREPSAFTDDPEKASAAEKVTDTVTRPSPEALGVEKVTVTVSDTLEAVAADIVRCVACPLHGGRSQAVPGEGVERPLVMVIGEGPGADEDASGRPFVGKAGQLLDKMLGSVGLSREKNCFIANVVKCRPPDNRDPLVEETESCAPFLARQIRLLEPRIILCAGRVAAQTLLKTGSPIGSLRGQFTPYHVHETLSIPVLATYHPSALLRDDTYKRPAWEDLKLLRQRLIEIDESYAREAGEGGV